The Herbiconiux sp. A18JL235 region GTTCTCAGTAATCGGTGTCCACCACGTCCACCCGCACCCGACGTCCGTCGGCAAGTGCGGTCACGAGGGTGCGCAGCGCCTTGGCGGTGCGCCCGGAACGACCGATCACGCGGCCGAGGTCGTCGGGGTGCACACGCACCTCGAGAACCTCGCCGCGTGGTGAGCTCTTCGTGATGACCCGCACCTCGGCGGGGTTGTCGACGATCCCCTTGACGAGGTGCTCGAGTGCGGGAGCGAGCAAGGCTACGCCTTGTCCGCGGCGTCTTCGGCGGACTCGACTGCCGCCTCGTTCGCCTCGGAGTCGGTC contains the following coding sequences:
- a CDS encoding RNA-binding protein, with the translated sequence MLAPALEHLVKGIVDNPAEVRVITKSSPRGEVLEVRVHPDDLGRVIGRSGRTAKALRTLVTALADGRRVRVDVVDTDY